From the Paenibacillus tianjinensis genome, the window AGGTGGAGAAATTCCACTTAGCCTGATCAGAAGCATGTGCCTTGCCAAACAATTGTTCATAAAGTTCTGATGAAGAACAGGCCTGCACAAGCAAAGTGCTGCCATACTACAAGTCTGTGCGGGTCCCTAATTAGCTGTAAATTAAATGCGGTACAACTTGGCGAAAGATTTGCTTGTCGCTTCGGGGGACTTGGAGTATACTGATCACGGGAGAGGTTAAGCGCTTACCCTCTGAGGAGGATAAGCGAATATGGTAAAACCAATCGTAGTTGGCATTATCGGCGCCGGAAGAATCGGCCGCCTGCATGCGCATAATCTGCGCGTGATGCCGTCGTTTACACTGAAGTCAATTGCGGAGGCTGTAGTGAGCGAGGATTTGCTGGCCTGGGCGGAGAGCCGCGGCCTTGGCCCGGTGTTCGTGGAGGCGGAAGACATTCTGAATGATCCGGAGATCGAGGCGGTGTTCATCTGTACACCAACAGATACCCATGCCACCTGGATTGAGCGGGCCGCCCGCGCCGGGAAGCATATTTTCTGCGAGAAGCCGATCAGCCTGTCGCCCCAGCAGACCAGCCGGGCGCTGCAGATTGCAGAGGAAGCGGGTGTGCTGCTTCAGGTCGGCTTCAACCGCCGGATGGACCCGAGCTTCCGTAAGCTCAAGCAGCTGGTCCAGTCAGGAGAGCTGGGCAGTCCGCATATTGTGAAGATCACTTCACGTGATCCGCAGCCTCCTGGCGAGGCTTATGTCCGCTCTTCCGGCGGAATGTTCATGGATATGACGATCCACGATTTTGATATGGCCCGCTACCTGATGGGCGAGGAAGTGGTTGAAGTGTACACCCGGGGCGCCAATCTGGTCGATCCGATGTTCGGACGCTGCGAAGACGTGGACACGGCTGTAATTACGCTGACCTTCGCCAGTGGCGCGATCTGCGTGATTGATAACAGCCGGAAGGCGGTCTATGGCTATGATCAGCGGGTCGAGGTGTTCGGCTCGCTCGGCTCAGCCACTGCCGACAATTGCCGCCCGACGACAGTAGAGGTATCCACTGCAGCATCGGTCACACGTGATCAGCCGCTGCATTTCTTCCTGGAGCGGTATAACCAGGCCTTCACGGATGAGGTTGCCGCGTTTGCCCAGGCGGTTCGCTTGCAAGAGCCAATCATTTGCAGCGGTATTGACGGGCAGCAGGCGGAACGCATTGCCGAAGCAGCAAAAGAATCGCACCGCACCGGGCTTCCGGTTAAGTTGCAACATGGTTCGCCGACAGCGTAAGTCTTGTAAACGGATGCACATTCTAAAGACAGAGGAGACCGGTGAAGATGCCAGATTTAATCGTTAAGGCTGGAGCGCCCGGCAAGGATGGACTTGTGGCGGCCGTGAGCAAGGAGAGCGCAGGGTGGAAATATGTAGGTTTTGAGGTATACCAGCTGCAGGCTGGGGAGCTGCTTACCCGCAGCGCGGAAGGGAATGAAGTCTGCCTGGTGCTGCTGTCGGGCAAAGCGGACGTAAAGGTAGATGGTGAAGTTTTCGCTGATATCGGCGAGCGGATGTCTGTATTCGAGGATATGCCGCCGTATGCGGTGTACGTTCCGGCAGGAGGGCAATATGAAGTTACTGCCCTAACGGAACTGGAGCTGGGTGTCTGTCTTGCTCCGGCAACGGGCAAATATCCTCCGCGGCTGATCACCCCGTCCGATGCAGTATCCGAGGATCGCGGCTCCGGCAGTATGTCACGGCGGGTGGTCAATATTCTTCCTGAGCAGAGTGAAGCCGAGAGCCTGCTGGTTGTTGAAGTGCGCACGAGCGGGGGCAACTGGTCCAGCTATCCTCCGCATAAGCATGACCAGGATAATCTGCCGGCAGAATCTTATCTGGAAGAAACGTATTATCACCGGGTAAACCCCGCCCACGGCTTTGTGGTGCAGCGGGTATACAGTGACGATAGAAGCCTTGATGAGACGATGGCCGTAACGGATCGCTGCATTGTGCTCGTTCCGGAAGGCTACCATCCGGTATCCGCCCCGCCGGGCTACGATTCTTATTATCTGAATGTAATGGCAGGTCCGGTCCGTACTTGGGTCTTCCATAACGACCCGGAGCATGAGTGGCTATTCGGGGCGCAGCAGCAACGCCCGGACAAACAGGAATAATCAAGGCAGATCCAAGAGGGGCTTCCGGAATGGCGGAGGCCCCTCTTTGCGTAATCTGATGACGATCTGTGGACAACTGCACGGCTTCATAGACACCGTCTGGCGAGTTCCCTATAATCTATATAAAAGGTAGGAGTGCGGAGGGGGAGTTTGGAACTGGAGGAGCCGCAGTTACGACCAGTACCCTAATATGAAAGTCTAAAGTTCCACTTATAACAGGTATAAGATTGCATGAACGCAAAGGCGGGCTTACTAACGATGAAACCTACGATATATGATGTGGCACGGGAAGCGGGAGTCTCGATCGCTACGGTGTCCAAGGTATTGAACAAGAGCGGGCGGATTAGCGACAAGACGCGGGAGAAAGTGGGCCGGGTCATGGAGGAGCTGAATTATCAGCCGAGTCTGGTAGCCTCTGCGCTGACGAGCCGAAGGACAGGAACGATTGGGCTGATGATTCCGGATATCGCCAATCCATTTTTTGCAGAGGCAGCACGCAGTATTGAAGATTACGCACAGGAACAGGGGAGCGACTTAATCGTGTGCAGTACGGACCGGAACGACGAGAAGGCGGCCAGATATATCTCGCTGCTCTTGCGCAAGCGGGTGGACGGTCTAATCATTGCTTCCCATACTGGCAATCCTGACATGATCCGCCGCCTGCTGGCTGATCATGTGCCGCTAGTGCTGTTCTCGGCGGATATCCGCATGATGGAGAGCAACTCTGTTACGGTGGATGATTACAAAGGCGGCTATCAGGCGACAGAATATTTGCTGTCCTTAGGGCATCGCAAACTGGGCATTATATCCGACAATTTGCCGGGGAGCAAGCTGCGTGCTGAGGGTTTCCTGGATGCGCTGAAGGCGGCGGGTATCCCCTTCGACAATCCGGCGAATATCACGCATACTTCGGCTACGCTTGAGAACGGCCGCAAAGCTGCCGCCGCAATGCTGGGCCAGACAGAGGCGGAGCGGCCAACAGCAGTGTTCGCCTGCAACGACCTGCTCGCTATCGGGGTATTGAAGGAGGCGCGCAGCGCGGGTCTGTCCATTCCCCGGGATCTGTCCGTAGTGGGCTTTGACAATACGATGCTGGCAGACATTTGCC encodes:
- a CDS encoding LacI family DNA-binding transcriptional regulator, with amino-acid sequence MKPTIYDVAREAGVSIATVSKVLNKSGRISDKTREKVGRVMEELNYQPSLVASALTSRRTGTIGLMIPDIANPFFAEAARSIEDYAQEQGSDLIVCSTDRNDEKAARYISLLLRKRVDGLIIASHTGNPDMIRRLLADHVPLVLFSADIRMMESNSVTVDDYKGGYQATEYLLSLGHRKLGIISDNLPGSKLRAEGFLDALKAAGIPFDNPANITHTSATLENGRKAAAAMLGQTEAERPTAVFACNDLLAIGVLKEARSAGLSIPRDLSVVGFDNTMLADICHPTLTSIAQPLREMTEQAMILLNQAIDNPEMPRRKIMLMPELVVRHSTGPVPG
- the iolG gene encoding inositol 2-dehydrogenase encodes the protein MVKPIVVGIIGAGRIGRLHAHNLRVMPSFTLKSIAEAVVSEDLLAWAESRGLGPVFVEAEDILNDPEIEAVFICTPTDTHATWIERAARAGKHIFCEKPISLSPQQTSRALQIAEEAGVLLQVGFNRRMDPSFRKLKQLVQSGELGSPHIVKITSRDPQPPGEAYVRSSGGMFMDMTIHDFDMARYLMGEEVVEVYTRGANLVDPMFGRCEDVDTAVITLTFASGAICVIDNSRKAVYGYDQRVEVFGSLGSATADNCRPTTVEVSTAASVTRDQPLHFFLERYNQAFTDEVAAFAQAVRLQEPIICSGIDGQQAERIAEAAKESHRTGLPVKLQHGSPTA
- the iolB gene encoding 5-deoxy-glucuronate isomerase; the encoded protein is MPDLIVKAGAPGKDGLVAAVSKESAGWKYVGFEVYQLQAGELLTRSAEGNEVCLVLLSGKADVKVDGEVFADIGERMSVFEDMPPYAVYVPAGGQYEVTALTELELGVCLAPATGKYPPRLITPSDAVSEDRGSGSMSRRVVNILPEQSEAESLLVVEVRTSGGNWSSYPPHKHDQDNLPAESYLEETYYHRVNPAHGFVVQRVYSDDRSLDETMAVTDRCIVLVPEGYHPVSAPPGYDSYYLNVMAGPVRTWVFHNDPEHEWLFGAQQQRPDKQE